In a genomic window of Coprococcus eutactus:
- a CDS encoding Fur family transcriptional regulator, which yields MSDKRNTWQKKVIYSVIKELKTHPTVQSLIDELEKRGYKIGKSTVYRVLSDAVDEGIVMNVYSGDKMEHYDGNTEKHYHIRCKVCDRIYDSELPYQDSITRMGVETDSGFVILSHNLEFIGICPNCKDSLKSL from the coding sequence ATGAGTGACAAGCGAAATACATGGCAGAAAAAGGTCATTTACTCTGTTATAAAAGAGCTCAAGACTCATCCTACAGTCCAGAGTCTGATAGATGAATTGGAAAAGAGAGGGTACAAGATTGGCAAATCAACAGTGTACCGGGTGCTTTCGGATGCGGTTGATGAAGGAATCGTCATGAATGTATATTCTGGGGACAAGATGGAACACTACGATGGCAACACGGAAAAGCATTACCATATAAGATGCAAAGTGTGTGACAGGATATATGACAGTGAGCTTCCATATCAGGATTCCATCACACGTATGGGAGTGGAGACGGACAGTGGATTTGTCATATTGTCCCACAACCTGGAATTTATCGGAATCTGCCCGAACTGTAAGGACAGTCTGAAGAGTTTGTGA
- a CDS encoding alpha-galactosidase: MIRYIEENQVFILETKSTQYAMCVRPDGHLEHLYYGGRSQDGGDLNTVGLWDAARDRSLFETGNAIALGGGLTLENMLQELSSTGKGDVSEPFVCMTHANGSTTCDFVYESYEIKNGRDELEGLPCAVESGGGMGEGTGVADEVTQLIVTLRDTFYRQKLELIYVTWDDCDVITRSARLTNESDDVERVDRLMSTQIDMRMYKEYDMIHFGGAWAREMHRSEHPVRQGKVAVSSSTGTSGSRANPFFMVAEHGCSEEHGECYGFNLIYSGDHMESCEQNSYGRMRIIGGINPEGFTFVLGPGMSFQSPEAVMTYSDTGFGGVSSRMHAFVRRHIVRGLWADRERPVLLNSWEAAYFDINEKKLLKLAKEAKKCGIELFVMDDGWFGHRDDDTSSLGDWQENLSKLPGGVKQLADKINALGLEFGIWVEPEMVNEDSDLYRAHPEWAVRVPGQSHAEGRHQMLLDLTNKEVRDHIVNSMTKVFSSANISYVKWDMNRIMSDRYSQTLPSDRQGEFGHRYVLGLYDIMGRLTKRFPEILFEGCAAGGNRFDLGILCYMPQIWASDDTDARERLEIQTGYSYGYPMSVVSSHVSGCPNHQTLRVTPLETRFGVAAFGVLGYECNLCDMKKKDLEAIKEQVEFYKKHRRTLQFGEYHRIENGTVSELKRNVYQFMTVAQDGSDAVACYYEGQVIPNYTYKHLRTKGLDENAMYVLEGRNLQYSVKIMGDLINMVTPVHVKPDSLTQSAIDKVVKLPGEKECVKASGAVFNRVGVNLAPGFAGTGYNDQTALWTEHGLRLYTFTRQ; the protein is encoded by the coding sequence ATGATCAGATATATAGAAGAAAATCAGGTATTCATACTGGAGACAAAGTCAACTCAGTATGCCATGTGTGTGCGCCCAGATGGACACCTTGAGCACCTGTATTATGGTGGCAGGAGTCAGGATGGCGGAGATCTGAATACGGTGGGCCTTTGGGATGCGGCACGTGACAGAAGTCTGTTCGAGACCGGTAATGCCATAGCGCTAGGCGGTGGCCTCACACTTGAGAATATGCTGCAGGAGTTGTCATCGACCGGCAAGGGGGATGTCAGCGAGCCGTTTGTCTGCATGACTCATGCAAATGGAAGTACGACCTGCGACTTCGTGTACGAATCTTATGAGATAAAGAATGGCAGGGATGAGCTTGAAGGACTTCCTTGTGCAGTGGAAAGTGGTGGTGGAATGGGCGAAGGCACTGGTGTGGCTGATGAAGTAACACAGCTCATTGTAACCCTGCGGGACACATTCTACAGACAGAAGCTTGAGCTTATATATGTCACATGGGATGACTGTGACGTGATAACTAGAAGTGCCAGACTGACAAATGAAAGTGATGATGTAGAGCGGGTGGACAGACTTATGTCCACACAGATCGACATGAGAATGTATAAGGAATATGACATGATACATTTTGGAGGAGCATGGGCAAGGGAGATGCACAGGTCGGAGCACCCTGTACGGCAGGGAAAGGTGGCTGTCTCATCATCAACCGGAACCTCCGGCAGCAGGGCAAATCCATTTTTCATGGTGGCGGAGCACGGTTGTTCTGAGGAACATGGTGAGTGTTACGGTTTCAATCTCATATACTCAGGTGACCATATGGAGAGCTGTGAACAGAATTCCTATGGGCGTATGAGAATCATTGGCGGAATCAATCCGGAAGGGTTTACATTTGTACTTGGACCGGGAATGTCGTTCCAGTCGCCGGAGGCAGTCATGACATATTCAGATACAGGATTTGGCGGGGTCAGCAGCCGTATGCATGCATTTGTCAGAAGACATATAGTCAGAGGCCTTTGGGCGGACAGGGAGAGACCGGTTCTGCTGAACAGCTGGGAGGCTGCTTATTTTGATATAAATGAGAAGAAACTCTTGAAGCTTGCAAAGGAGGCAAAAAAGTGCGGCATAGAGCTGTTCGTCATGGATGACGGATGGTTTGGGCACAGGGATGATGACACATCCTCACTTGGGGACTGGCAGGAGAACCTCAGCAAGCTTCCGGGAGGAGTAAAACAGCTTGCGGATAAGATAAATGCACTTGGACTGGAATTTGGCATATGGGTTGAGCCTGAGATGGTGAACGAGGATAGTGACCTCTACAGGGCGCACCCAGAGTGGGCGGTCAGAGTGCCGGGACAGAGTCATGCCGAGGGACGTCATCAGATGCTGCTGGATCTCACTAACAAGGAAGTGAGAGATCATATAGTGAACTCTATGACGAAGGTGTTCTCATCTGCGAATATTTCATATGTTAAGTGGGATATGAACAGGATCATGTCGGATCGTTACAGCCAGACGCTGCCATCTGACAGGCAAGGCGAATTTGGACACAGGTATGTGTTGGGACTCTACGATATCATGGGAAGGCTTACGAAGCGTTTCCCTGAGATACTGTTTGAGGGATGTGCCGCCGGGGGCAACAGATTTGATCTCGGCATACTGTGTTACATGCCGCAGATATGGGCAAGTGACGATACGGATGCCAGGGAACGGCTTGAGATACAGACTGGTTACAGCTATGGCTACCCTATGTCGGTCGTCAGCAGTCATGTGTCGGGATGTCCGAATCATCAGACGCTCAGGGTTACTCCGCTTGAGACAAGATTCGGAGTAGCGGCATTTGGAGTGCTGGGCTATGAGTGCAACCTGTGCGATATGAAGAAGAAAGATCTTGAGGCTATAAAAGAGCAGGTGGAGTTCTACAAGAAACACAGGCGTACACTTCAGTTCGGTGAGTATCACAGGATTGAGAATGGCACGGTGTCAGAACTAAAGAGAAATGTGTACCAGTTTATGACGGTGGCGCAGGATGGCTCAGATGCAGTAGCCTGCTATTATGAGGGCCAGGTGATACCGAATTACACTTACAAGCACCTGAGAACAAAAGGACTTGATGAAAACGCTATGTATGTCCTGGAGGGCAGAAACCTGCAGTACAGCGTAAAAATCATGGGAGATCTCATCAACATGGTGACACCGGTTCATGTAAAGCCGGATTCTCTGACTCAGAGTGCGATAGACAAAGTGGTTAAACTGCCCGGCGAGAAAGAATGCGTGAAAGCGTCCGGTGCGGTGTTTAACCGTGTCGGAGTGAACCTTGCGCCTGGTTTTGCGGGAACGGGATACAACGACCAGACGGCTCTATGGACGGAGCATGGACTGAGATTATATACCTTCACTAGACAGTGA
- a CDS encoding glycoside-pentoside-hexuronide (GPH):cation symporter, with the protein MGDNTQQGVSEGGLQKRTKIAYGVGAVGKDMVYMLVASYILYYYNSVLGVSSVFIGTVLMVARVFDAFNDPIMGIVVAKTRSRWGRFRPWIFSGTVLNAVVLYAMFAVPESMGAGGMKVFLTVTYFLWGITYTLMDIPYWSMIPAITEPGKERENLSALARSCAGVGSAIPTVLTMIVVPAISGAALAVDKLNITDYRIGFKWWALLVAVVFVISETICVANVKEKSDTAPEAHGIGEMFHSLVTNDQALAVVITIVLVNSALYITSNLLIYFFTYDIGSESGYALFSAFGGGAQILAMMFFPLFRKKMSKRKLFVHSVVYEIVGYVMLLACSLAGVTHMNVAGVPCWYVLFIPGLLVFAGSGLLNVLITVCLADSIDYGEYKNGQRDESVICSMQTFVVKLASGVAVFFAGLAIKWVGLVQSADGTSEVIEQSTGTLMGLSMMMTVVPIVLLIIGLVFFIRKYKLTEERMQEIMTKLR; encoded by the coding sequence ATGGGAGATAATACACAGCAGGGCGTGTCTGAGGGTGGCCTTCAGAAAAGGACAAAGATAGCCTACGGAGTAGGGGCTGTGGGAAAGGATATGGTGTATATGCTGGTGGCCAGCTATATACTGTATTATTACAATTCGGTGCTCGGCGTCAGCTCGGTGTTTATAGGAACCGTGCTGATGGTGGCGAGGGTGTTTGATGCATTTAACGATCCTATCATGGGCATCGTGGTGGCAAAGACCAGAAGCAGATGGGGAAGATTCAGACCGTGGATATTCTCGGGAACTGTGTTGAACGCGGTGGTTCTCTATGCTATGTTCGCTGTGCCGGAGAGTATGGGAGCTGGTGGCATGAAGGTGTTCCTGACAGTGACATATTTCCTGTGGGGAATCACATACACGCTGATGGATATTCCGTACTGGTCCATGATCCCGGCCATCACTGAGCCGGGCAAGGAGAGGGAGAATCTGTCGGCGCTGGCAAGATCCTGCGCTGGCGTGGGTTCTGCCATACCTACTGTACTTACCATGATAGTGGTTCCAGCCATAAGTGGCGCAGCATTGGCGGTGGACAAGCTGAATATTACGGATTACCGTATCGGATTTAAGTGGTGGGCACTGCTGGTTGCAGTTGTATTTGTCATTTCAGAGACCATATGCGTGGCAAATGTAAAGGAGAAGAGTGACACTGCCCCAGAGGCTCATGGTATAGGGGAGATGTTCCATTCACTTGTGACAAATGACCAGGCACTGGCAGTAGTCATCACCATCGTGCTCGTAAATTCCGCACTCTATATAACAAGCAACCTTCTCATATATTTCTTCACATATGACATAGGAAGTGAGAGCGGATATGCGCTATTCTCCGCATTTGGCGGCGGCGCGCAGATACTGGCTATGATGTTCTTTCCACTTTTTAGAAAAAAGATGTCCAAGAGAAAACTGTTCGTACACTCTGTTGTATATGAGATCGTTGGCTATGTGATGTTGCTTGCCTGCAGCCTTGCAGGAGTTACACACATGAACGTGGCCGGAGTGCCTTGCTGGTACGTTCTGTTCATACCGGGACTTCTGGTATTTGCGGGAAGCGGACTTCTCAACGTGCTGATAACTGTGTGTCTTGCAGACAGCATAGACTACGGAGAGTACAAGAACGGACAGAGGGATGAGAGCGTCATATGCTCCATGCAGACATTTGTCGTGAAGCTTGCGTCGGGAGTTGCAGTGTTTTTTGCCGGACTTGCCATCAAATGGGTGGGGCTCGTACAGTCAGCGGATGGAACATCGGAGGTCATAGAGCAGAGCACGGGAACCCTCATGGGACTTTCCATGATGATGACAGTTGTTCCGATAGTTCTTCTCATTATAGGACTGGTATTCTTCATTAGAAAATACAAGCTGACAGAGGAGCGGATGCAGGAGATCATGACAAAACTGAGATAG
- a CDS encoding alpha/beta fold hydrolase, producing MYKVKKKETFIPSSNGKDKLHVIVWEPQGEIRAILQISHGMIELIDRYDEFARYLAAKGFVVAGNDHLGHGLTAANMDELGYMNAYDASKAIVADLHRVTRSLKKAYKGVPFFLMGHSMGSFMARRYMSDYGWDPKYPSPYTEGSSVDGFICMGTGSMPEYMLQIGRLVLELEKSQHGERYRSTLMELLAFGTYNRGIPRTTIVNGEVRKRTNKDWVSRDPKRVDAYVDDPLCQFSFTLKGYETLFNTLHYIQEDRNIARIPKNVPVLFVSGDSDPVGHYGRDVLKLYELYHRRVSHNVACYLYEDCRHEILNELCRDKVFDDIDKWLETRLADIKG from the coding sequence ATGTATAAGGTAAAGAAGAAAGAGACATTTATACCATCATCAAATGGCAAGGACAAGCTGCATGTTATCGTGTGGGAGCCACAGGGGGAGATAAGAGCGATACTTCAGATATCCCATGGAATGATAGAGCTGATAGACAGATATGATGAATTTGCAAGGTATCTTGCAGCAAAGGGCTTTGTGGTGGCAGGAAATGATCATCTGGGACATGGACTCACGGCGGCAAATATGGATGAACTTGGATATATGAATGCCTACGATGCGAGCAAGGCAATAGTCGCGGATCTTCATAGAGTCACTAGAAGTCTGAAGAAGGCATACAAAGGAGTACCGTTCTTCCTGATGGGACACTCTATGGGTTCATTTATGGCGAGACGATACATGAGTGACTACGGCTGGGATCCAAAATATCCGTCACCTTACACGGAGGGCTCAAGTGTGGACGGCTTTATCTGCATGGGAACTGGAAGCATGCCGGAGTATATGCTACAGATCGGCAGACTTGTGCTGGAGCTTGAGAAGAGCCAGCATGGCGAGAGGTACAGGAGTACCCTCATGGAACTGCTTGCATTTGGAACATACAACAGGGGTATTCCAAGGACAACTATAGTGAATGGTGAAGTGAGAAAGAGGACAAATAAAGACTGGGTGAGCCGTGATCCGAAGCGCGTGGACGCATACGTGGATGATCCTCTGTGCCAGTTCTCATTTACACTGAAGGGCTACGAGACGCTCTTCAACACCCTTCACTATATACAGGAAGACAGAAATATCGCCAGGATACCGAAGAATGTGCCGGTTCTGTTCGTGTCCGGTGACAGTGATCCAGTGGGACACTACGGCAGGGATGTTCTGAAGCTTTACGAGCTATACCACAGAAGGGTGTCACACAATGTTGCATGCTATCTGTATGAGGACTGCAGGCACGAGATACTGAACGAGCTGTGCAGGGATAAGGTGTTTGACGATATTGACAAATGGCTGGAGACAAGGCTGGCAGATATAAAAGGTTAG
- a CDS encoding DUF6937 domain-containing protein, protein MGKRSEVIFGNRMSSQVVKRAENSRERFVRRFGDDSDVDYPLAIVKNPYIGDTLGVSNIVIDSGASDDAGTGGWEDFDRDKGIIVGNIRMGFGHYRISMAIASAANHLGYKPYWMDLNSYSETTGGKVIEAQNKLYSLGSRISGKSKVFNKAVWEPMNYEGFRKLSYNASDQMNAELMTPVFGNVPKDIPLVATHVWPAQAAVHAGMKHVVNAIPDNWPMALHLAEGSLHTVQTRSAYLGYRTLNGMQGDEVLKPMPGDSIRYVGHYIDHELVAAIEEDCDRRIERRKRKAPMRFFLTIGGAGAQKDIFAAIIRTALASVKKGNMVLYVNLGDYMNVWEELVREIPAMESLVTTHFDDWSDTTAFADTALKEEVHGIHAFCHENIYEAVYCTNLLMRSCDVLITKPSELAFYPVPKLFIKRVGGHEQWGAIHSAEIGDGTLECRDIPHTLQMMKLFMQDDSILTGMCENIKRNKADGIYDGAYEVVKLAMNMKN, encoded by the coding sequence ATGGGAAAAAGATCTGAGGTTATATTTGGAAACAGGATGAGCAGCCAGGTAGTGAAAAGGGCGGAGAACTCCAGGGAGAGATTTGTCAGGAGATTCGGTGATGACAGTGATGTTGACTATCCGCTGGCAATTGTTAAAAATCCTTATATTGGAGATACTCTCGGCGTCTCCAACATTGTTATAGACAGCGGAGCCAGTGACGATGCGGGTACTGGCGGCTGGGAGGATTTTGACCGTGACAAAGGAATCATAGTTGGAAATATCAGGATGGGATTTGGACACTACAGAATATCCATGGCGATAGCATCTGCGGCAAATCATTTGGGATATAAGCCATACTGGATGGATCTCAATTCCTACAGTGAGACCACAGGCGGAAAGGTCATAGAGGCACAGAACAAACTGTATTCTCTGGGCTCACGGATATCAGGAAAGAGTAAGGTCTTTAATAAAGCGGTGTGGGAGCCAATGAACTATGAGGGCTTCAGGAAGCTGTCATACAATGCCTCGGATCAGATGAATGCGGAGCTTATGACACCGGTGTTTGGAAATGTTCCAAAGGATATCCCACTTGTGGCTACACATGTGTGGCCGGCTCAGGCAGCAGTCCACGCAGGAATGAAGCATGTGGTAAACGCCATTCCGGACAACTGGCCTATGGCGCTCCACCTTGCGGAGGGAAGCCTTCATACGGTGCAGACAAGATCGGCATACCTCGGTTACAGGACGCTGAATGGAATGCAGGGGGATGAGGTGCTTAAGCCTATGCCCGGCGATTCCATCAGATACGTTGGACACTATATAGACCATGAGCTGGTGGCAGCCATAGAGGAGGACTGTGACAGGAGAATAGAGAGAAGAAAGAGAAAAGCACCGATGCGTTTCTTCCTCACCATAGGAGGAGCCGGAGCGCAGAAGGATATATTTGCAGCTATTATCAGGACGGCGCTTGCCAGCGTGAAGAAGGGCAACATGGTTCTGTACGTGAATCTAGGCGATTATATGAATGTATGGGAAGAGCTGGTGAGAGAGATACCAGCTATGGAGAGCCTTGTCACTACACATTTCGATGACTGGAGCGACACCACAGCATTTGCGGATACGGCTCTTAAGGAAGAGGTGCACGGAATACACGCATTTTGCCACGAGAATATATATGAGGCTGTGTACTGCACTAACCTTCTCATGAGAAGCTGTGATGTACTCATAACGAAGCCGTCTGAGCTGGCCTTTTATCCAGTTCCAAAGCTGTTCATCAAGAGAGTTGGCGGGCATGAGCAGTGGGGCGCAATACACTCGGCGGAGATCGGAGATGGAACACTGGAGTGCCGTGACATACCACACACACTCCAGATGATGAAGCTGTTCATGCAGGATGACAGCATACTCACAGGCATGTGTGAGAACATAAAGCGAAACAAAGCGGACGGAATATATGACGGAGCGTATGAGGTAGTAAAACTGGCGATGAATATGAAGAACTGA
- a CDS encoding TetR/AcrR family transcriptional regulator — protein sequence MDGETQQQLRLRIYEATIEEFREKGFKFTMDDMARRLGVSKKTIYQVVRDKETLFFDTATYIYEQIKRSEQAVMDDDSLTTVEKIKAILIAMPDSYSELDWRQIYQLEKSYPRIFARVRVMMEQQWDNTIELLRRGIDEGVIRDIPIPVIKTMFEATLEKYMETTVLIDAGLTFDEAVQYTLDVLMDGISCKEQKLL from the coding sequence ATGGACGGAGAAACACAGCAGCAGTTACGGCTTAGAATATACGAGGCGACCATAGAAGAGTTCCGTGAGAAGGGGTTCAAATTCACCATGGACGATATGGCAAGACGCCTTGGTGTGAGCAAGAAGACAATATATCAGGTTGTGAGAGACAAGGAAACATTATTCTTTGACACAGCGACATATATATATGAGCAGATTAAGAGAAGTGAGCAGGCGGTCATGGATGACGACAGCCTGACCACGGTGGAGAAGATAAAGGCAATACTCATAGCCATGCCTGACAGCTACAGCGAGCTGGACTGGAGACAGATATATCAGCTTGAAAAATCGTATCCAAGGATATTTGCCAGGGTGAGAGTAATGATGGAGCAGCAGTGGGATAATACCATAGAGCTCCTGAGACGTGGAATTGACGAGGGAGTTATAAGAGATATTCCGATACCGGTTATCAAGACCATGTTCGAGGCCACACTTGAGAAATATATGGAGACTACAGTCCTGATAGATGCAGGACTTACATTTGACGAGGCGGTGCAGTATACACTGGATGTGCTTATGGATGGTATATCCTGTAAGGAGCAGAAATTGCTATGA